The Erwinia sorbitola nucleotide sequence GAACGCCGATCTGTTCCGGCAGCTACCCGCCGGTGCGGCGCTGGTGCAGGCAGGACGGGGGCCGCAGCTCAATCATCAGGACTTAGTCAGTGCACTGGATAGCCAGCAGCTGAGTGCGGCGGTGATCGATGTTACCGCTCCGGAACCGCTCCCCGCAGAGCATGCCTTCTGGCAGCATCCGGCTATCTGGCTGACGCCGCACATTGCCAGCCAGACTCAGCCTGAGAGTGCGGTACAGGCACTGCTGGAGAATATTCGCCGCTTCGAACGCGGAGAATCTATGATCGGCGTAGTCGATCGCGATAAAGGATACTGATATGGATATTGAGCATTTAGTGGCGCTGCGGCGCGATCTTCACCAGCACCCGGAACTGGGTTATCACGAGCATCGTACCAGCGGTCTGGTGGCAGATTTTCTCGTCAGACTGGGGCTGGAAGTGCATCGCGGCATCGGTAAAACCGGGGTGGTCGGCGTACTTAAGCGTGGAAACGGCACACGCACCATCGGACTGCGTGCCGATATGGATGCACTGCCGATGGATGATAATGGCAGCCAGGCATGGAAAAGTCAGCAGCCCGGAAAGTGCCATGCCTGCGGCCATGATGGTCATACGGTAATGCTGCTGGGAGCGGCAGAGCGGCTGGTGGCTGATGCTGATTTTGATGGCACGGTGAATTTTATCTTTCAGCCTGCGGAAGAGGGGCTGGCCGGGGCGCAGGCGATGATCGACGATGGTCTGTTTACCCGTTTTCCCTGTGATGCCGTCTATGCAATTCACAACTGGCCACAGCTGCCGCTGGGCACGGTGCAGACGCGTCCGGGGCCGATTATGGCAGCGGGTGATGCCTTCACTATCACCGTAGAAGGCGGCGGTGGTCATGCTGCACAGCCTCAGCTGACGCCTGATACCCTGCTGGCAACCAGCGAGCTGGTGGTGGCGCTGCACACTATTGTCAGCCGGGATCTGGATCCCTGCGATCCGGCAGTGCTGACGGTGACGCGCATTAATGGCGGTTTCTCACACAATATGATCCCGGCGCAGGCAACGCTGACCGGCACGGTGCGCACTTTTGACTCTGCGGTGCAGGATCGTATTGAAAAGCGTATGCGTGAGCTGGCGCTGCATGTGACCGCCGCACACGGACTGACCGCCAGCGTCACTTACGATCGCTATTATCCGGCCACCATCAATAGTGAGCATGAGGCAGGTGTCGCTCTCGCCGCTGCGCGCCGCGCCGGGCTGGAGCATCGCCTCGCGCCGAAACCGGCGATGACCTCGGAAGATTTCTCCTTTATGTTGCAGGCAAAACCGGGTGCCTATATCTGGCTTGGCTCGGCAGAAAGTCGCCCGCTGCATCACTCAGAATATGACTTTAATGATGCATTAATACCCTACGGCATCCGCTGGTTCTGCGCAGTGGTTGAAGAAACGCTGAGGGTAAAAATTTAACCTAAGGTTTAGGGCGAATTACGAAAGTTAATGCTGCCGTCACCTGCTGAACGGCAGCTTTCCCTTACGGCTTATTGCGATACTTGACCCATGCCCGTTCCGGGCAACTATTCATTTTCACGTCAATGAGGCAAATAAATGCACAATTTACTGGCTGAACAGCAGACATTCTCTGATAACGCCCTGTTTCTGGACGCTCGTGCAGAAAATGTTCCCCGTGGCGTAGTGACCGCACACCCTATTGTTATTGCCAAAGGCAAAGGTTCCGAAGTCTGGGATGTTGAAGGGAACCGTTATTTAGATTTCGTCGGCGGCATTGGCGTATTAAATGTTGGTCACAGTCATCCGGCGGTTATTAATGCGGTGACTGAGCAGTTGCAGCTGGTCACTCATGCCTGTTTTCAGGTGGCCGCCTATCCGGGGTATATCGAGCTGGCA carries:
- a CDS encoding M20 aminoacylase family protein; this translates as MDIEHLVALRRDLHQHPELGYHEHRTSGLVADFLVRLGLEVHRGIGKTGVVGVLKRGNGTRTIGLRADMDALPMDDNGSQAWKSQQPGKCHACGHDGHTVMLLGAAERLVADADFDGTVNFIFQPAEEGLAGAQAMIDDGLFTRFPCDAVYAIHNWPQLPLGTVQTRPGPIMAAGDAFTITVEGGGGHAAQPQLTPDTLLATSELVVALHTIVSRDLDPCDPAVLTVTRINGGFSHNMIPAQATLTGTVRTFDSAVQDRIEKRMRELALHVTAAHGLTASVTYDRYYPATINSEHEAGVALAAARRAGLEHRLAPKPAMTSEDFSFMLQAKPGAYIWLGSAESRPLHHSEYDFNDALIPYGIRWFCAVVEETLRVKI